Proteins encoded together in one Sander lucioperca isolate FBNREF2018 chromosome 17, SLUC_FBN_1.2, whole genome shotgun sequence window:
- the slc25a11 gene encoding mitochondrial 2-oxoglutarate/malate carrier protein isoform X2, translated as MAETKPKTSPKAIKFLFGGLAGMGATVFVQPLDLVKNRMQLSGQGTKAREYKTSFHALFSILKNEGVGGIYTGLSAGLLRQATYTTTRLGIYTILFEKMTGADGRPPNFLLKALIGMTAGAVGAFVGTPAEVALIRMTADGRLPADQRRGYSNVFNALARITREEGVTTLWRGCIPTMARAVVVNAAQLASYSQTKQALLDSGYFGDDILCHFCASMISGLVTTAASMPVDIVKTRIQNMKMIDGKPEYKNGLEVLMRVVRNEGFFSLWKGFTPYYARLGPHTVLTFIFLEQMNRLYKTHVLDR; from the exons GATGGGGGCCACAGTGTTTGTGCAGCCCTTGGACCTGGTGAAGAACAGGATGCAGCTGAGCGGTCAGGGTACCAAGGCTCGGGAATATAAAACCAGCTTCCACGCTCTCTTCTCCATCCTGAAGAACGAGGGGGTCGGAGGCATCTATACCGG tCTGTCAGCAGGTCTGTTGCGTCAGGCGACCTACACGACGACCCGTCTGGGGATCTACACCATCCTGTTTGAGAAGATGACCGGAGCAGACGGGCGGCCGCCAAACTTCTTGTTGAAG gcTCTGATCGGTATGACAGCCGGAGCTGTTGGAGCGTTTGTCGGGACTCCAGCTGAGGTCGCTCTGATCAGGATGACAGCCGACGGACg tctCCCAGCAGACCAGAGGAGAGGTTACAGTAATGTTTTTAACGCTCTCGCTCGGATCACCAGAGAGGAAGGTGTCACCACGCTGTGGAGG GGTTGTATCCCCACGATGGCTCGAGCTGTGGTGGTGAACGCCGCTCAGCTCGCCTCCTACTCTCAGACAAAACAGGCGCTGCTCGACTCAG ggtATTTCGGGGACGATATTCTGTGTCACTTCTGTGCCAGTATGATCAGCGGTCTGGTTACCACGGCAGCATCGATGCCGGTGGACATCGTTAAGACCAG GATCCAGAACATGAAGATGATCGACGGGAAGCCTGAGTACAAGAACGGTCTG GAGGTGCTGATGCGCGTGGTGAGAAACGAAGGCTTCTTCTCTCTGTGGAAAGGTTTCACGCCGTACTACGCTCGCCTCGGGCCGCACACGGTCCTCACCTTCATCTTCCTGGAGCAGATGAACCGGCTGTACAAGACGCACGTCCTGGACCGCTa a
- the slc25a11 gene encoding mitochondrial 2-oxoglutarate/malate carrier protein isoform X1, translated as MAETKPKTSPKAIKFLFGGLAGMGATVFVQPLDLVKNRMQLSGQGTKAREYKTSFHALFSILKNEGVGGIYTGLSAGLLRQATYTTTRLGIYTILFEKMTGADGRPPNFLLKALIGMTAGAVGAFVGTPAEVALIRMTADGRLPADQRRGYSNVFNALARITREEGVTTLWRGCIPTMARAVVVNAAQLASYSQTKQALLDSGYFGDDILCHFCASMISGLVTTAASMPVDIVKTRIQNMKMIDGKPEYKNGLEVLMRVVRNEGFFSLWKGFTPYYARLGPHTVLTFIFLEQMNRLYKTHVLDR; from the exons GATGGGGGCCACAGTGTTTGTGCAGCCCTTGGACCTGGTGAAGAACAGGATGCAGCTGAGCGGTCAGGGTACCAAGGCTCGGGAATATAAAACCAGCTTCCACGCTCTCTTCTCCATCCTGAAGAACGAGGGGGTCGGAGGCATCTATACCGG tCTGTCAGCAGGTCTGTTGCGTCAGGCGACCTACACGACGACCCGTCTGGGGATCTACACCATCCTGTTTGAGAAGATGACCGGAGCAGACGGGCGGCCGCCAAACTTCTTGTTGAAG gcTCTGATCGGTATGACAGCCGGAGCTGTTGGAGCGTTTGTCGGGACTCCAGCTGAGGTCGCTCTGATCAGGATGACAGCCGACGGACg tctCCCAGCAGACCAGAGGAGAGGTTACAGTAATGTTTTTAACGCTCTCGCTCGGATCACCAGAGAGGAAGGTGTCACCACGCTGTGGAGG GGTTGTATCCCCACGATGGCTCGAGCTGTGGTGGTGAACGCCGCTCAGCTCGCCTCCTACTCTCAGACAAAACAGGCGCTGCTCGACTCAG ggtATTTCGGGGACGATATTCTGTGTCACTTCTGTGCCAGTATGATCAGCGGTCTGGTTACCACGGCAGCATCGATGCCGGTGGACATCGTTAAGACCAG GATCCAGAACATGAAGATGATCGACGGGAAGCCTGAGTACAAGAACGGTCTG GAGGTGCTGATGCGCGTGGTGAGAAACGAAGGCTTCTTCTCTCTGTGGAAAGGTTTCACGCCGTACTACGCTCGCCTCGGGCCGCACACGGTCCTCACCTTCATCTTCCTGGAGCAGATGAACCGGCTGTACAAGACGCACGTCCTGGACCGCTaa